ATTTTCGAATTTCAGGGCATTCGACTGGCCCTGCCTCCGGCCAATACTGAAGTCACCAAAAGGATCGAGGCCGCCATCGACAAAAACCGGATCGACACGCTGATCCATTACCGAGGCCCTGATATGTCGCGCTTTCTTGAGCATGCGTTTTCGGCGGTGATCGGGATTTCTGTTGTGGTCAATCCGGGGCCAGCACCTCTGCAGATTTCGGGATACAAACGTACAAGCCTGCTGCGCCGAGAGATCGGGACCTGTAATTTCTGCCTCGTGGGATCAGATGATCACGGGTTAAGTTTCGCAGCCCACGCCTTTCAGGAAATCTTTAGCGAGGCGTTTCAATAAAAAGAAACGCGCCGAATGGGGCGCGTCTCGTGTGTTATTGTGCCTCAACCCGCGCCTTTAAGGCTGCGTTGGTTTTTGCATAGGCTGGCTCGATCCAGTCGGAATTCCAGAACCAAAGGTACAGCCCGCGGTCGACCTCGTGTTGGGTGACTTTGGTGCCGCCTTCAACGGGTTCCAAAATCCAGCGATGGTCAAAAGTGATGACCAAGGGTACGCCCCCTTTTTGACGCAACTCTTGCGCGGGCGTCAGGGTGGCCACGGTTGCGGTCATCTCAAGCACGCTGCCCGAAGGATCCTGAACCTTGTTCAGAACCTTGCCGCCTTGCGCATACGCGCCCTGAACTTCAACAAAAGTTGGGTTCCAGTCAGGGTAGGCCGCGGTATCCGTCAGAACGCCCCAGATCTGCTCTGCTGGGGCCGCAATCACCGTTTCGACATGGAACGTCTTGGTGGTCAAAGCTCCAACCGCCGCCGTCAAAGCGACGGCGATTGCGCCGTATGTTAGAATATTCATAAGCATTTATAGTTACTTTTCTTTGGACGTCTGGATGTCCGGGGAACGCGCGCCGTTAAAGCACGGAGGCTCATAGGGCTTGGTCTTCGCGCTAGCATTCAAAAAAATCCTGACATGTGTAGTGCCTCCCCGTTGCGGCGTGCCATTTACAACAGCCTGTCAAACGCGGCTGCCAAGTCTCGCGCGAATTGGGTGGTCAGGTTCGTTCCCGGGAAACCGTCAAAGGCGTGGACTGCACCGGAATAAATATGGAATTCGCAGGGCACGCGGGCGCGGGTCAGCGTCAGCGCATAGGCTGTGTCTTCTTCGAGAAAGAGATCAAGGTTGCCGACGGCCATAAAACAAGGAGGTAAGCCTTCGTGTGACGCCGCATGTGTCGGCGAGAAGTGCCCGGTCCGGTTGTCATCCATGGCGTAGTCCCCGCGTAGACTGTCCCAGCCAAAACGGTTGGCTGCTCGGACCCAGATGAATTCGCCCGTCGTCAGGTTGTTGACGGGAGCCTCTGTGGTGGCTGTGCGATAATCCAGCATTGGATAGATCGGGAATTGCGCTTTCACCGGTACTTCACCGCGGTCGCGGGCCAGGATCGCCAGGGCCGCACAAAGACCTCCGCCGGCGGAATGCCCCATGATGCTGATCCGCGTGGGGTCGATGCCAAGGCTGGCAGCATTCTGATAGGCATAAGTGAGCACATCGTGACAATCCTCAACCGGGCCCGGGAATGGGGTTTCTGGCGCCAGTCGATATTCCACGTTAAGAACAACGGCCCCCGAGGTTTGCGCGAGATCATAGCAATAGCCATCATATTGCTCTGCTGTGCCAAAGACATAACCGCCGCCATGGATGTAAATAATCGCAGGCGCAGGTGCCGCGCGTGGAGTTTCTGGGCGGTACAGGTTGAAGCCGGCGGTGCTTCCAGACATCTCAAAGCGTTCTAGCGTTGGATTTTGCGTGCCTTGCCTTGGGCCGTTCTCAAGCGCCTGGCGCAAAACTGGAAGAGAGTTAGAGTCCGGTACGAAACCCGCCATGGCCTGTGCGAATTCGCGATACTGAGGATCTACCAAATCCAGCGTAGAGGTTGTGATATCAGCAGCGGCTGGGGCCGAACTGGCAAGGGTGATCTGCGGTAACCCAAAGGCTGCACCGGCGGCAAGCCCACTGGTTGCGGTCAAAAAGCCTCGGCGCGTGGTGGTCTTGGTCATGGGATATCTCTCTGTCTGAATGCGAGGGGGGCTGACCCCATTGGGATCAGTCGATTTTCTAGATACAATCTAAAGATGCGCGTCGTACCAAGCGACCATCTCAGCAGGGTTCTTGCTGAAATAGCGATAGCCTTCGTAGCGCACAGGAGTTCCTTCGATCCAAAGCAGCTTCTTGTCTGGGTTTGGCAGCAGGTCATGGATGCCCTGCGCATCAGAGGGTTTTGTGGTCCTGTCGTCTTTGACCTGAACAACCATGGTTGGTACAGTCACCTTGTCCGCACGCGCGATTGCATTGGAATCCGTGTGACGGAAGCTGCAGTAGTAGCTGTAGCGTTCGTTAAACCGCTCAACCGCGTTCTCAACACCCTGATCAGACAGCGCGCGTTCGATGAACGGTGCCGCAGACAGAGGCTGAAGGGCGATCATGCAAGAGATGTGCTCGAATTCCTCTGGGTGTTTTTCCATCGCAATGAAGGTCGAGTTACTGCCCATGCACTGGCTGTGCAGCGCGACTTTGGCATTCGGGAAACGTTCTTTTGCATAGCGTACCGAGCCGATCACGTCGCGCCATTCAATTGCGCCAACGCCGGTGATGTTGTCGGCACCGGCTGCGGAATGGCCGTGGCCGCGCAGATCATAGGCCAGAACGCTATAACCCGCGTCATGCAGAGCTTTATAGGCCTCGATAAAGTTGACTTCAAAGCCGCCTTGACCGGTCCATGGCTCTAGGTGGCCGGGATAGCCATAGCGGTTCGCACCAATGAAATGGTTCACAATAATCAGCTTGCCGCCTTTGCCTGCTGGAATATACCAGCCGTCCAGCATCACGCCGTCCATCGCTGGAAAGAACACGTCTTCGTACTCCATGCCGAGATCAGAAGGGCGGCGCAGAATTGGGGTGCGGAAAGAATAGCTCACGCCTTTAGCGATTGCGTCGATCATTGCGTCTTCTTGTGCCGTGTCCATTTTAGGTCCTTTCACTGTGTCAGCCATCAGGCTGCGATAGGGCAACACACCTGCTACGACTGCAGCGGTGCTAGATTGAAGAAATTGTCGCCGGGTTTGGGTCATATCGTTAACTTTACATTTGGAGTAAACTTGTCCAAGTGTATTTTACACCACTACCCCTCTTGTCAAGTGGTAAAGTGTGAATTATTTAAGACCCATGACAGTTTTACAGCCAGATACCCCGACCGAAACCGAAGCCAAGATTGTCGCCGCTGCGATCCAATGCTTTGTGCGTTACGGTGCCCGCAAGACGTCCATGGCGGATATCGCCTCGGCCGCCGGCGTGTCACGCCAGACGCTTTACGATTCCTTTGATGGCAAGGATGGGCTCATCCGCGCCGCTATCCGCTTTGTGACGGATCAGAGCCTGCAAAAAGTGCGCGAGGGCGTTGCAGGGCTAAGTGATTTCGCAGATCAGTTGGATGTCTATTTCCAGCATACCGTGATCGAGAGCTTTGAGCTGTTGCAAACCGCAGCAGACATGGAAGACCTCATGGCTGGCCATAACGCTGCTGGGAAAGAAGAAATTGAAGCGTCGCATCAACGTCATGAGGCTCTGATGACCGAGCTTTTGATGCCCTATGCGGCGCCGCTGGAATCGCATGGTTTGTCGCCAGAGGCCCAAGCTCATTATCTGATCGTTGTGATCATGAACCTGAAGTACAGCGCTCAGACGCGGGCGGATCTGGATGGTCTCTTAGCAACGTTGAAAACCGGAACGCTTGCCGTGCTCAAAGGGTAGGGCGCTCTAAAGCTCTAGTTCAAAATCGTCCTGATATTTCGCGCGCAAGATTTCAAAGAAGCGGTCGTGGAACAGAGCGGTGTGTTCATGCGCCAGCCGGTCCGCATCTGCGACATCGCGCCGTTCAATCGCGTCGATCATGGTGAAATGCTCGGGACCCAGACTGCGCCCCTTTGCGCTGTCGCGGGTAAATTCAAAGTGCATATGAAGGATCCTGCGCCCTTCATCCAACAGGCGTCCGTAGCCTGCGGTGAAATAGGGGTTCTTGCCCGCGCGCGCCACGGCCATATGGAAATCCTTATTGGTCGCGGACATCGCCAGATGGTCTTCTTCAAGGCAGGCAGCATCATAGGCGGCCGCGCGGGATTTCATCTCTATGATGTCGTCCGCCGTGCGATGCTGGGCGGCGAGGCGGGTGGTCATGCGCTGCAACAGATCCAGCGCTTCCACATAACGCGGAAACTCCATCAGGTTGATAGGCGCGACAAGAGTGGTGCGATTGGAGAGCATTTCGACCATGCCTTCAGCCGACAAACGCACCAGAGCCTCGCGAACAGGCGAGCGTGACATAGAGAATCGCTCGGCCAATGCAGCCTCGTCCAAAGGCTGGGCCGGGGCGAGTTTCAGTT
This is a stretch of genomic DNA from Cognatishimia activa. It encodes these proteins:
- a CDS encoding SRPBCC domain-containing protein, with translation MLMNILTYGAIAVALTAAVGALTTKTFHVETVIAAPAEQIWGVLTDTAAYPDWNPTFVEVQGAYAQGGKVLNKVQDPSGSVLEMTATVATLTPAQELRQKGGVPLVITFDHRWILEPVEGGTKVTQHEVDRGLYLWFWNSDWIEPAYAKTNAALKARVEAQ
- a CDS encoding alpha/beta hydrolase; this translates as MTKTTTRRGFLTATSGLAAGAAFGLPQITLASSAPAAADITTSTLDLVDPQYREFAQAMAGFVPDSNSLPVLRQALENGPRQGTQNPTLERFEMSGSTAGFNLYRPETPRAAPAPAIIYIHGGGYVFGTAEQYDGYCYDLAQTSGAVVLNVEYRLAPETPFPGPVEDCHDVLTYAYQNAASLGIDPTRISIMGHSAGGGLCAALAILARDRGEVPVKAQFPIYPMLDYRTATTEAPVNNLTTGEFIWVRAANRFGWDSLRGDYAMDDNRTGHFSPTHAASHEGLPPCFMAVGNLDLFLEEDTAYALTLTRARVPCEFHIYSGAVHAFDGFPGTNLTTQFARDLAAAFDRLL
- a CDS encoding alpha/beta hydrolase family protein, with amino-acid sequence MDTAQEDAMIDAIAKGVSYSFRTPILRRPSDLGMEYEDVFFPAMDGVMLDGWYIPAGKGGKLIIVNHFIGANRYGYPGHLEPWTGQGGFEVNFIEAYKALHDAGYSVLAYDLRGHGHSAAGADNITGVGAIEWRDVIGSVRYAKERFPNAKVALHSQCMGSNSTFIAMEKHPEEFEHISCMIALQPLSAAPFIERALSDQGVENAVERFNERYSYYCSFRHTDSNAIARADKVTVPTMVVQVKDDRTTKPSDAQGIHDLLPNPDKKLLWIEGTPVRYEGYRYFSKNPAEMVAWYDAHL
- a CDS encoding TetR/AcrR family transcriptional regulator — protein: MTVLQPDTPTETEAKIVAAAIQCFVRYGARKTSMADIASAAGVSRQTLYDSFDGKDGLIRAAIRFVTDQSLQKVREGVAGLSDFADQLDVYFQHTVIESFELLQTAADMEDLMAGHNAAGKEEIEASHQRHEALMTELLMPYAAPLESHGLSPEAQAHYLIVVIMNLKYSAQTRADLDGLLATLKTGTLAVLKG
- a CDS encoding GntR family transcriptional regulator, whose product is MATDLGATKNSKSSSSTKPARGGGGRFVYETLKREILELKLAPAQPLDEAALAERFSMSRSPVREALVRLSAEGMVEMLSNRTTLVAPINLMEFPRYVEALDLLQRMTTRLAAQHRTADDIIEMKSRAAAYDAACLEEDHLAMSATNKDFHMAVARAGKNPYFTAGYGRLLDEGRRILHMHFEFTRDSAKGRSLGPEHFTMIDAIERRDVADADRLAHEHTALFHDRFFEILRAKYQDDFELEL